In Leptolyngbya sp. SIO1E4, one DNA window encodes the following:
- a CDS encoding glycosyltransferase, with protein sequence MRVLVASHSYIVDLNCEKFRALAHLEPDIEVTVVVPKRWRPGGVQNRIVETRAWQDGRFRVVPISNFSQNNQGMLTFGLDLVGLLREFRPHVIQVEQGAKGLAYAEMITLNRLLGLKAKTLFFTWWNLPYELKFPISALEAYNLRHTNGVVVGNQDGADILRDRGYGGPIRVMPQLGVDETLFRPQSQPELAASLGINPDEFVVGFVGRFVEEKGLLTLTQALGQLKDHPQPWKWLMLGRGPLKEALAQQAEALGIRDRIIWIESVPHDDVPRYINLMSTLVLPSETTYKFKTLTSVGWKEQFGHVIIEAMACQVPVIGSDSGEIPYVIGDTGLVFPEADAEALADRLRTLIESPELQTDLSKRGYDRAMAQYTNHALACQALDFYRELVA encoded by the coding sequence ATGAGAGTACTCGTTGCCAGCCACTCCTATATCGTGGACTTAAACTGCGAAAAGTTCCGCGCCTTGGCTCACCTAGAGCCAGATATTGAAGTTACGGTCGTTGTCCCTAAACGATGGCGACCTGGTGGCGTTCAAAACCGCATTGTGGAAACGCGAGCCTGGCAGGATGGTCGGTTTCGCGTGGTTCCAATTTCTAACTTTAGCCAGAACAACCAAGGGATGCTCACGTTTGGGCTCGATTTGGTGGGTCTCCTGCGGGAGTTTCGCCCCCACGTGATTCAGGTTGAGCAAGGTGCAAAAGGGCTTGCTTACGCTGAGATGATTACCTTGAATCGCCTGCTGGGGCTAAAGGCCAAAACCCTCTTTTTTACCTGGTGGAATCTTCCCTACGAGCTGAAGTTCCCAATTTCTGCCCTGGAAGCTTACAATCTGCGCCACACAAACGGTGTTGTTGTGGGCAATCAGGACGGAGCCGATATTTTGCGCGATCGCGGCTATGGCGGGCCTATTCGCGTCATGCCGCAATTGGGGGTAGACGAAACCCTCTTTCGACCCCAATCCCAGCCCGAATTGGCCGCCAGCTTAGGCATTAACCCTGACGAGTTTGTTGTGGGCTTTGTCGGGCGCTTTGTTGAAGAGAAAGGGTTGTTGACCCTTACCCAAGCGTTGGGGCAGCTGAAGGATCATCCCCAGCCCTGGAAATGGCTGATGTTGGGGCGAGGCCCTCTGAAAGAGGCGCTGGCTCAGCAAGCAGAGGCGTTAGGCATTCGCGATCGCATCATTTGGATTGAGAGCGTCCCCCACGATGATGTCCCCCGCTACATCAACTTAATGTCTACGCTGGTGCTGCCATCGGAAACCACCTACAAGTTCAAAACTTTGACCTCCGTCGGTTGGAAAGAACAATTCGGTCATGTCATCATCGAAGCGATGGCCTGTCAGGTACCGGTTATCGGCTCCGATTCGGGTGAAATTCCCTACGTCATTGGGGATACCGGGTTGGTCTTTCCCGAAGCGGATGCTGAGGCTCTGGCCGATCGCTTGCGTACTCTCATCGAATCCCCTGAGTTGCAGACTGACCTCAGCAAACGAGGCTACGATCGTGCCATGGCCCAATACACAAATCACGCCCTTGCCTGTCAAGCCCTCGACTTTTATCGGGAACTGGTGGCATGA
- a CDS encoding uracil-DNA glycosylase produces the protein MSENQIDLFASPETAAAPPEGFDLDAIPTSASVPIPAGIYDGLVTLAAHCHSCQRCGLAAGRTNVVVSRGNPQAPIMIVGEGPGQQEDEQGLPFVGKSGQLLEKILAAVRFDTEKDVYICNVVKCRPPGNRTPSTDETAACKGYLLEQIRLVDPKIILMTGATAMKGLTGEKRGITKIRGQWMQWEGRWCMPIFHPAYLLRNPSRDKGSPKWLMWQDIQAVRAKLDELVAAG, from the coding sequence ATGAGTGAAAACCAAATTGACCTGTTTGCCTCCCCCGAAACCGCCGCGGCTCCCCCTGAAGGCTTTGACCTTGATGCTATTCCTACCAGCGCCAGTGTCCCCATTCCAGCGGGTATCTATGACGGGTTGGTAACCTTAGCCGCTCACTGCCACAGCTGTCAGCGCTGTGGTCTTGCGGCAGGGCGAACCAACGTCGTCGTCAGCCGAGGTAATCCCCAAGCGCCCATTATGATTGTGGGCGAAGGGCCAGGGCAGCAAGAGGACGAGCAGGGACTTCCCTTTGTGGGCAAATCGGGGCAGCTATTGGAAAAGATTCTGGCCGCTGTCCGCTTTGACACTGAAAAGGATGTCTATATCTGTAACGTGGTGAAATGTCGCCCCCCGGGCAACCGCACCCCCAGCACAGATGAAACTGCTGCCTGCAAAGGATACCTACTTGAGCAAATTCGCCTGGTGGATCCCAAAATTATTCTCATGACAGGGGCCACTGCAATGAAGGGGCTAACCGGTGAGAAACGAGGCATCACCAAAATTCGAGGCCAGTGGATGCAGTGGGAAGGCCGCTGGTGTATGCCCATTTTTCATCCAGCTTACCTGCTCCGCAACCCCTCTCGTGATAAGGGCTCCCCTAAATGGTTGATGTGGCAAGACATTCAAGCAGTGCGAGCCAAGCTTGATGAACTGGTAGCAGCGGGCTAG
- a CDS encoding glycosyltransferase, producing the protein MSQPLKILQVVPSISLVYGGPSQMVRGFSAALAAAGADVTVVTTDSNGDVDEAPLDVPLAQPVPQDGYTVWYFRCSPFRRYKFSLGLLHWLWHHAADYDIVHIHALFSPVSSLAATVLRWRGRPYLLRPLGTLDPADLQKKKQLKQLYAAVLERPNLAGAAAIHFTSAQEALVSERFGTKTPDVVLPLGVTPLSAVETEIDVRDRFGIPCDRPIILFMSRLDPKKGLDFLIPALETLQQEGLDFHLLLCGANPQDRQYEQSIHTQIQNSPLSARTTITGFVSGDLKAALLNTAELFVLPSYYENFGIAVAEAMLAQLPVIISNQVHIWQDIEQSSSGWICDCSQASLMVQLREALKSPDARLQRGQNAQKFAQAHYSWQAIAQQAIATYRILLSGKTLSSAPQ; encoded by the coding sequence ATGAGTCAGCCTCTAAAAATCTTGCAAGTTGTGCCGTCTATCTCTCTGGTGTATGGCGGCCCTAGCCAAATGGTGCGGGGGTTTTCTGCAGCCCTGGCTGCCGCCGGGGCAGACGTGACTGTGGTGACGACCGACTCCAATGGTGATGTGGATGAGGCTCCCTTGGATGTGCCCCTGGCTCAGCCCGTGCCTCAGGATGGCTACACCGTCTGGTATTTTCGCTGTTCTCCCTTTCGCCGCTACAAATTTTCCCTAGGGTTACTGCACTGGCTTTGGCATCATGCCGCAGACTATGACATTGTCCATATCCATGCGTTGTTTTCGCCGGTAAGTTCTTTGGCGGCTACGGTGCTCCGCTGGCGAGGGCGACCTTACTTACTGAGACCCTTAGGCACCCTTGACCCGGCTGATTTGCAAAAGAAGAAGCAGCTCAAGCAGCTCTACGCAGCGGTGCTAGAGCGCCCTAACTTGGCTGGGGCCGCGGCGATTCATTTCACCAGTGCTCAGGAAGCCTTAGTGTCAGAACGGTTTGGAACGAAAACACCCGATGTGGTGCTTCCCTTGGGGGTCACTCCGTTGTCTGCGGTAGAGACCGAAATTGATGTGCGCGATCGCTTCGGGATTCCGTGCGATCGGCCCATTATTCTCTTCATGTCACGCCTCGATCCTAAAAAAGGGTTAGACTTCCTCATCCCCGCGTTAGAAACCCTGCAGCAAGAAGGGCTAGACTTTCATCTGCTGCTGTGCGGCGCCAACCCCCAAGACCGGCAGTATGAGCAGTCCATCCACACGCAAATACAAAACTCACCGCTATCAGCCCGGACTACGATTACGGGGTTTGTCTCTGGTGACCTGAAGGCAGCGCTACTCAACACAGCAGAGCTGTTTGTGCTGCCCTCCTACTACGAAAATTTTGGGATCGCGGTGGCTGAAGCCATGCTGGCTCAGCTACCCGTTATCATTTCTAACCAAGTTCATATTTGGCAAGACATTGAACAAAGCAGCTCCGGTTGGATCTGTGACTGCTCCCAGGCCTCTTTAATGGTTCAGCTACGGGAGGCCCTCAAGTCTCCTGACGCGCGCCTGCAGCGGGGGCAGAACGCGCAGAAATTTGCCCAAGCCCATTACAGTTGGCAGGCAATTGCACAGCAGGCGATCGCCACTTACCGCATCCTCTTGTCCGGAAAAACACTTTCATCTGCACCCCAATGA
- a CDS encoding NAD(P)-dependent oxidoreductase, whose protein sequence is MRSLLITGVSGFLGWHACRLLAPEWQVHGTYHQHPIALDQAVMYSLDLTDDDAVQASWDAIKPSAVLHTAAISKVNQCQQDPEGSFLVNVTGAVKLAERCAAAGIPFLFMSTDLVFEGTQAPYTETDRPNPVNHYGQQKAIAEAQILAAYPQGTICRLPLMYGAATPTARCFVQGFLQAIAAGQTLTLFTDEIRTPAEVTDVVQGLRLVLDQGITGIIHLGGPQRLNRYEFGLMMAQAFKLPAAAFQPGLQSSVPLSAPRPQDVSLNSQRAFSLGYAPRPAAAALGAIAAER, encoded by the coding sequence GTGCGATCGCTTTTGATCACAGGGGTAAGTGGGTTTTTAGGATGGCACGCCTGCCGTCTCCTGGCACCAGAATGGCAGGTTCATGGCACGTATCATCAGCATCCCATTGCCCTAGATCAGGCTGTAATGTATTCCCTCGATTTGACTGATGACGATGCTGTTCAGGCTAGTTGGGATGCGATCAAACCCAGCGCAGTTCTCCATACCGCTGCCATCTCGAAGGTCAATCAATGTCAGCAAGATCCTGAGGGTAGCTTTTTGGTCAATGTGACAGGGGCTGTGAAGTTAGCAGAACGGTGTGCCGCTGCTGGCATTCCGTTTCTGTTTATGTCAACAGATTTGGTATTTGAGGGTACCCAAGCACCCTATACAGAAACGGATCGTCCCAACCCGGTCAACCATTACGGTCAGCAGAAAGCGATCGCAGAAGCTCAAATTCTAGCAGCCTATCCCCAAGGGACAATTTGCCGCCTGCCGCTGATGTATGGCGCTGCCACACCGACAGCCCGTTGTTTTGTGCAGGGCTTTTTGCAGGCAATCGCTGCGGGTCAAACACTCACTCTCTTCACCGATGAGATTAGAACCCCCGCTGAAGTTACAGATGTCGTGCAGGGATTAAGGCTGGTTTTAGATCAGGGCATCACCGGCATTATTCATTTAGGCGGCCCCCAGCGCCTCAACCGCTATGAATTTGGGCTGATGATGGCGCAGGCCTTTAAGCTTCCGGCCGCTGCCTTCCAGCCTGGTTTGCAATCATCTGTCCCCTTGTCTGCTCCTCGGCCTCAGGATGTCTCTCTGAATAGCCAGCGGGCGTTTTCCTTAGGGTATGCCCCGCGCCCGGCGGCAGCGGCCCTGGGGGCGATCGCAGCAGAGAGATGA
- a CDS encoding glycosyltransferase family 2 protein, translated as MQWPSISVIVPTYQREEVLCSTIADLLKQDYPDFEVLVVDQTREHQPQTEAYLEDTAKSGKIQWFQVEWASLPGARNYGIERSRGDIILFVDDDIELPEGYLKAHAQVLMDKADVGAVAGRVFDRMKLADNPDLTIDYLPEEAMDPGVAWYHIDLVHTTQPQQVLTARGCNMSFRRDVFDKYGLRFDERFRGSAVREESDFCLQLRQTGYTIWYSPEAHLVHLGEETGGCHDISMRSLSYQITFYHNHFLMGLKNLTPGQAVRLFIRLFDCHVLGNPPCNKSGSPIKVVTRFGFYCLGFLDAVGTLVKTGKRHRVYTTPADTDLSLSAQC; from the coding sequence ATGCAATGGCCCTCTATCAGTGTTATTGTGCCGACCTATCAGCGGGAAGAGGTATTATGCAGCACGATCGCTGATCTTCTAAAGCAAGACTATCCTGACTTTGAGGTGTTGGTAGTCGATCAAACCCGTGAGCACCAACCCCAGACTGAAGCCTACCTAGAAGACACTGCCAAAAGCGGCAAAATCCAGTGGTTTCAGGTAGAGTGGGCCAGCCTGCCAGGAGCGCGAAACTATGGCATTGAGCGATCACGGGGCGACATTATTTTATTTGTAGATGATGATATCGAACTGCCAGAGGGGTATCTAAAGGCCCACGCCCAGGTTTTGATGGACAAGGCTGATGTGGGTGCAGTGGCAGGCCGCGTGTTTGATCGCATGAAACTCGCAGATAACCCTGACCTCACTATTGACTATCTGCCAGAAGAAGCGATGGATCCAGGTGTTGCCTGGTATCACATTGATTTGGTGCACACGACCCAACCCCAGCAGGTGCTGACGGCTCGGGGCTGTAACATGTCTTTTCGGCGAGACGTGTTCGACAAGTATGGCCTGCGGTTTGACGAGCGCTTTCGAGGCAGCGCGGTGCGGGAAGAATCAGACTTCTGCCTGCAGCTACGGCAGACCGGATATACGATTTGGTACTCTCCAGAAGCTCACCTGGTGCATTTAGGTGAAGAGACTGGGGGCTGCCACGATATTAGTATGCGATCGCTCAGCTACCAGATTACTTTCTATCACAACCACTTTTTAATGGGGCTTAAGAACCTGACACCTGGTCAGGCCGTGCGGCTGTTTATCCGTTTGTTTGACTGCCATGTCTTAGGTAACCCGCCCTGCAATAAGAGCGGTTCCCCAATCAAAGTTGTGACGCGGTTTGGTTTTTATTGCCTGGGCTTTCTGGATGCCGTAGGTACCCTCGTTAAAACTGGAAAGCGCCATCGGGTGTATACCACTCCAGCAGACACAGATCTATCCCTTTCGGCTCAGTGCTAA
- a CDS encoding pentapeptide repeat-containing protein, whose product MNSGSEPSNKKALHSSSASDVEPLTPEEGDAVSAGTHGDKTARFEKSGTNPAPSTAVSPLTGPPTPSADTHNGQGVAADEAADPLLDQSADAAPGPIARKSPPAIVVILVGLLLLGLGLSFNLAWLTLIGALLSCVLAWGLIWPSVQGLLAELSPQQRSLLIALPAFFISVLGLMQATGVNRLIQAWGRTVRWEVVGALGDFLGAIGQIFVAMLALYVAWRQYVISRDLTVQQNRITQQQTIDAYFQGISELVLDDEGLLEDWPQERIIAEARTAAILSSIDAPGKAKVIRFLSRSKLLTPLQRDRHLGRPILDGSGGYAEDRQAGLRVISLGAMLANADLSSSDLRWTDLSDVNLIRANLGRCDLVRANFSRTILYYAQLSETDLMGARFFYGTPETASPRSRTEPPNFTTGEYTGAVIEGADLSGTKRMSEEQRQYCCRWGGERTRATIPDGCEGIPNCLER is encoded by the coding sequence ATGAATTCTGGCTCAGAGCCTAGCAATAAGAAAGCTCTGCATTCCAGCAGTGCCTCTGACGTTGAACCGCTCACCCCTGAGGAGGGCGATGCAGTGTCAGCAGGTACTCATGGAGATAAAACGGCGCGGTTCGAAAAATCTGGAACAAACCCGGCCCCCTCTACAGCCGTTTCGCCGCTGACTGGGCCCCCTACCCCCTCGGCTGACACCCACAATGGGCAAGGGGTTGCGGCAGACGAGGCTGCCGATCCTTTACTTGACCAATCGGCTGATGCTGCGCCTGGCCCGATTGCTAGAAAGAGTCCACCAGCAATTGTGGTGATTTTGGTCGGGCTCCTGCTACTAGGGCTCGGCCTCAGCTTTAATCTTGCCTGGCTCACGTTAATTGGGGCACTGCTAAGTTGTGTTCTGGCGTGGGGGTTAATATGGCCTTCGGTTCAAGGGCTGCTGGCAGAACTCTCACCCCAGCAGAGATCGCTCTTGATTGCCCTACCAGCATTTTTCATCAGCGTCTTGGGGCTGATGCAGGCGACCGGGGTGAATCGTCTGATCCAAGCCTGGGGCCGCACAGTGCGGTGGGAGGTTGTCGGTGCCCTCGGCGATTTTTTAGGGGCTATTGGGCAAATCTTTGTGGCTATGTTGGCCCTGTATGTGGCGTGGCGACAATATGTGATTTCGCGGGATCTCACCGTTCAGCAAAATCGCATTACGCAACAACAAACAATTGACGCTTACTTTCAGGGCATTTCAGAACTGGTGCTAGATGACGAAGGGCTGTTAGAAGATTGGCCCCAAGAACGCATCATTGCCGAGGCCCGCACCGCCGCTATTTTGAGCAGTATTGATGCACCCGGTAAGGCTAAAGTTATCCGATTTTTGTCGCGCTCCAAACTGTTGACACCGCTGCAGCGCGATCGCCATCTAGGGCGACCGATTTTAGATGGCAGTGGTGGCTACGCCGAAGATCGCCAAGCCGGGCTGAGGGTAATCAGCTTGGGAGCGATGTTAGCAAATGCGGATCTGTCCAGCAGCGATCTGCGCTGGACAGATTTAAGTGATGTCAATCTGATTCGGGCAAATCTCGGCCGCTGCGACCTCGTCCGCGCAAATTTTAGCCGCACCATTCTTTATTACGCACAATTATCAGAGACTGATCTGATGGGGGCTCGTTTCTTCTACGGGACTCCCGAAACTGCGTCTCCTCGGAGCCGTACCGAACCCCCAAACTTCACGACTGGGGAATATACAGGGGCAGTTATAGAAGGCGCCGACCTCTCAGGGACTAAACGCATGTCAGAAGAACAGCGGCAATATTGCTGTCGCTGGGGCGGCGAGAGAACTCGTGCCACTATTCCCGATGGCTGTGAGGGAATTCCCAACTGCCTAGAGCGGTAA
- a CDS encoding glycosyltransferase family 2 protein, translated as MTSKPSLSIVTPTRGNFSAYWLEQLLNVEGDVQFVLVYPPGVPPKQIADDRVKAIVSPYKGEMMQRFVALLNADGQYVLALDDDDFIHPHVVTAVTDYFQKYPESVVLRLLTEKIDHENLEAIKRPWDPMPQVDQIPEGKNAQTDLRKVPIAPLNIPFDKRYLIWPFIKRRDDKASHIENFNTKVWQNDYVQKALPEISKATKLWGVLTWIPNSAFDRLMGLFVQAQSFQAGQTVGHWMPEPGQVRFISQDPALKPPRYHFLSDFLLVKHFPQYGYFWNLFFNKSSYLPRIVAKSLRWKFQHKTYR; from the coding sequence ATGACCTCGAAGCCGTCTCTCTCTATCGTGACGCCTACTCGTGGCAATTTCTCAGCCTATTGGCTAGAGCAACTGCTAAACGTAGAAGGGGATGTACAGTTTGTGTTGGTGTATCCTCCCGGGGTGCCCCCAAAGCAAATTGCCGATGATCGCGTTAAAGCCATCGTCAGCCCCTACAAGGGAGAGATGATGCAGCGTTTCGTAGCCCTCCTCAATGCGGATGGCCAATATGTCCTAGCGCTGGACGATGACGACTTCATCCATCCCCATGTAGTCACGGCTGTAACTGACTATTTTCAGAAATATCCAGAGAGCGTTGTTCTTCGCCTTTTAACCGAAAAGATTGATCATGAGAATCTTGAGGCTATCAAACGCCCTTGGGATCCGATGCCCCAGGTAGATCAGATACCAGAGGGCAAAAATGCTCAAACCGATTTGAGGAAGGTGCCGATCGCGCCGCTCAATATTCCTTTCGACAAGCGTTATTTAATTTGGCCGTTCATAAAACGCCGAGATGATAAGGCATCCCACATCGAGAATTTTAATACCAAGGTTTGGCAGAATGACTATGTGCAGAAGGCGCTACCAGAAATCTCAAAGGCTACTAAATTATGGGGTGTTCTCACCTGGATTCCCAACTCTGCTTTTGATCGGCTAATGGGGCTTTTTGTGCAGGCTCAATCATTTCAGGCAGGGCAAACCGTAGGGCATTGGATGCCAGAACCAGGGCAAGTGCGATTTATTTCGCAAGATCCAGCATTAAAGCCCCCTCGTTATCACTTTCTGTCAGATTTTCTTTTAGTTAAACACTTTCCTCAATATGGCTATTTTTGGAATCTATTTTTTAACAAGTCTTCTTACCTGCCAAGGATAGTCGCTAAATCTTTGCGCTGGAAGTTCCAGCACAAGACCTATCGATAG